One Fontisphaera persica DNA window includes the following coding sequences:
- a CDS encoding histidine triad nucleotide-binding protein has protein sequence MNKTIFEKIAAREIPADIVYEDDLVVAFKDIHPQAPTHVLLVPRKPIPRINEATTEDQALLGHLLLKAAEVARRLGLDQRGYRLVINNGAEGGESVPHLHCHILGGRHMRWPPG, from the coding sequence ATGAATAAAACCATTTTTGAGAAAATTGCGGCCCGTGAGATTCCGGCGGATATTGTGTACGAAGATGACTTGGTGGTCGCCTTCAAGGACATCCATCCCCAGGCCCCAACCCATGTTCTGCTGGTTCCACGCAAACCCATCCCGCGCATTAACGAGGCTACCACTGAAGACCAGGCCTTATTGGGACACCTCCTGCTAAAAGCGGCCGAGGTTGCGCGCCGTTTGGGGCTGGACCAACGCGGCTATCGGCTCGTCATCAACAACGGCGCTGAAGGCGGCGAATCGGTCCCCCATTTGCACTGCCACATTCTGGGCGGCCGCCACATGCGCTGGCCACCGGGCTAA
- a CDS encoding PH domain-containing protein has translation MINGTQQSEPPLQRLDPRVIRLWRISQAINGAFWLTGALVAAVVLAWNRVLSPPLAILLVALVFASRVFLFLWYPPKAYQHWGYRLDGMVLEIHFGIWWKTIQLLPLSRLQHVDLHAGPLERALGLATLTLHTAGTHDAVLVIPGLDAAQAARLRDELVVKGGDDGV, from the coding sequence GTGATTAACGGCACTCAACAAAGCGAGCCTCCCCTTCAGCGACTGGACCCACGAGTAATCCGGTTGTGGCGGATTAGTCAGGCCATTAACGGCGCGTTTTGGTTGACGGGGGCACTGGTGGCCGCAGTGGTGCTTGCCTGGAATCGGGTTTTGTCTCCGCCACTGGCAATCCTCCTGGTGGCCTTGGTCTTTGCCTCGCGGGTCTTTTTGTTCTTATGGTATCCGCCCAAAGCCTACCAGCACTGGGGTTACCGGCTGGATGGAATGGTGCTCGAAATTCACTTTGGCATCTGGTGGAAGACCATTCAATTGCTGCCCTTGTCCCGCCTGCAGCATGTGGATTTGCACGCGGGGCCGCTGGAGCGCGCCTTGGGTTTGGCCACTCTTACGCTTCACACCGCCGGCACCCATGATGCCGTACTGGTCATTCCAGGCTTGGACGCGGCGCAAGCCGCACGCCTGCGAGACGAATTAGTGGTCAAAGGAGGTGACGATGGCGTCTGA
- a CDS encoding family 43 glycosylhydrolase yields MHKLPASPWPGLFQKAFAVLGLGFGLFIGSAAPAYPNFWFSDSSRLGRPFAKDPSVIRFGGRYLMYFSLPPFAPEQAPAPAPRGWSVGIAESPDLRQWRKVAELWPEQECDQNGLCAPAARVWEGRVHLFYQTYGNGPRDALCYAVSRDGIHFQRHPENPIFRPTGDWNNGRAIDAEPLIWRNQWWLYFATRDPFGRTQMLGVATADLRRPISRTSWKQQGSGPLLRPELPWETRCIEAPSIIIRGETLVMFYAGGYNNDPQQIGVAVSQDGVHWQRRFTEPFLPHGRSGTWNESESGHPGIFEDDDGRTYLFFQGNPDRGRTWILSAVEVGWDKEVPRLLRHSTKFPQVP; encoded by the coding sequence ATGCACAAGTTGCCTGCTTCGCCCTGGCCCGGACTGTTTCAGAAGGCCTTCGCCGTTTTAGGCCTTGGTTTTGGCCTGTTCATTGGCAGCGCCGCGCCTGCCTATCCAAATTTCTGGTTTAGTGACTCATCCCGTCTGGGACGTCCTTTTGCCAAAGACCCCAGTGTCATTCGGTTTGGCGGTCGCTATTTAATGTACTTTTCACTGCCTCCCTTCGCGCCGGAACAGGCTCCCGCCCCTGCTCCCCGCGGCTGGAGCGTGGGCATAGCCGAAAGCCCTGACCTGCGGCAATGGCGCAAGGTGGCTGAATTATGGCCGGAACAAGAATGTGACCAAAATGGACTGTGCGCTCCAGCCGCCCGGGTGTGGGAAGGGCGGGTTCACCTGTTTTACCAAACCTACGGCAACGGGCCGCGCGATGCTTTATGTTATGCCGTTTCCCGGGATGGCATACATTTCCAGCGCCATCCCGAAAATCCAATCTTTCGCCCGACCGGCGATTGGAACAACGGTCGGGCCATTGATGCCGAACCCTTGATTTGGCGCAATCAATGGTGGCTCTATTTCGCGACTCGCGACCCTTTCGGCCGTACTCAAATGCTGGGAGTTGCCACCGCCGACTTGCGCCGCCCCATAAGCCGCACCTCCTGGAAACAGCAAGGCAGCGGACCCCTCCTGCGGCCGGAATTGCCGTGGGAAACCCGCTGCATTGAGGCCCCTTCCATCATTATACGCGGCGAAACACTCGTCATGTTCTACGCCGGTGGATATAACAATGACCCTCAACAAATTGGGGTGGCCGTCAGCCAGGATGGGGTGCATTGGCAACGGCGGTTCACCGAGCCTTTCCTCCCCCATGGACGGTCGGGCACATGGAACGAAAGTGAAAGCGGACATCCGGGCATTTTTGAAGATGACGATGGACGCACCTACCTCTTTTTCCAGGGCAATCCTGACCGCGGGCGCACGTGGATTCTTTCCGCAGTGGAAGTGGGCTGGGACAAGGAAGTCCCCCGCTTGCTGCGTCATTCCACCAAATTTCCCCAAGTACCTTAG
- a CDS encoding PH domain-containing protein has translation MLPPALPPVIPPPPPPTGTVPGDGSLAALVEGRLHPFTLLLTIGQAIRNFFIPLVIVLFLGRRTEGTFLFWIALMVGLSLTYSLIRYFTFSYRITSHELITTQGLLGRLERKIPLSRVQDVRIEQSLVQRLLGVVELQIETAGGQGAEANLSVLALGEAEKLRALILTHAGRAVPAPAAAESPSQAVMPSEEILRRLTLGDLVRAGLTSNYIASALVVLLVVWQQLDDLLPESVYQQLGRFLEQSVNQAATTGQGFSWTAALILALTLLSVGLVFSVAGSIMLFYGFTLSRCGEDLRRTYGLFTRRSSSLPRRRIQVLRIDEPWLRRCLGLATLRADTAGSAPGEEEEEKSGHDVLLPVTRRNELEPLLPAILPVLVGEPQTPWRRVSPRAIRRGTLKGAWMVLLLTTAACLVWQSWAGLWLLGFLPVVYGLNVQAYRHLGYRLGEFFFWSRQGWLSRKTWIVPLRNAQTVILHQNPLDRWHGVASIRVDTAGQTSTGGGPHLHNVPADEALELARALAQKASALRYRW, from the coding sequence GTGCTGCCCCCGGCCTTGCCGCCGGTCATTCCGCCCCCGCCCCCACCCACCGGCACCGTGCCTGGCGATGGCTCACTAGCGGCCCTGGTGGAGGGCAGGCTGCATCCCTTCACCCTCCTGCTTACGATCGGCCAAGCCATCCGCAATTTTTTCATACCGCTGGTGATTGTGCTGTTTCTCGGCCGCCGCACCGAGGGAACGTTCCTTTTTTGGATTGCGCTCATGGTGGGCTTGTCGTTGACCTATTCCCTAATCCGGTATTTCACCTTTTCCTACCGCATCACATCCCACGAACTCATCACCACCCAGGGGCTGCTGGGCCGCTTGGAACGCAAAATCCCGCTCTCCCGCGTGCAAGACGTACGCATCGAGCAATCCTTGGTTCAGCGCCTGCTGGGCGTCGTGGAGCTGCAAATTGAAACCGCCGGCGGCCAGGGCGCAGAAGCCAACCTATCCGTCCTTGCGCTGGGAGAAGCGGAAAAATTGCGTGCGCTCATCCTGACGCATGCTGGGCGGGCAGTTCCCGCTCCGGCCGCCGCGGAAAGCCCCAGCCAGGCTGTCATGCCGTCCGAAGAAATTTTACGGCGGTTGACCTTGGGGGATTTGGTGCGCGCGGGTTTGACGTCTAATTATATTGCCTCGGCGTTGGTGGTGCTCCTGGTGGTCTGGCAACAATTGGATGACTTGCTGCCGGAGAGTGTCTATCAGCAGCTTGGCCGCTTTCTCGAACAATCTGTGAATCAAGCTGCCACCACCGGCCAGGGTTTTTCGTGGACCGCAGCTCTGATTCTGGCGCTGACCTTGCTCAGCGTGGGTTTGGTATTTTCCGTGGCCGGTTCCATCATGTTATTTTACGGGTTCACCCTGAGCCGATGTGGCGAGGACCTGCGACGCACTTACGGCTTGTTTACCCGACGCTCCTCCAGTCTGCCCCGCCGGCGCATTCAAGTGCTGCGTATTGATGAACCGTGGCTGCGTCGTTGTCTGGGACTGGCTACGCTCAGAGCGGATACCGCAGGAAGTGCCCCAGGCGAAGAAGAAGAGGAAAAAAGCGGTCATGACGTCCTGCTGCCTGTGACTCGGCGCAATGAACTGGAGCCCCTGTTGCCAGCTATTTTGCCTGTTTTGGTCGGCGAACCTCAGACGCCCTGGCGCAGGGTCTCCCCTCGCGCCATTCGCCGCGGCACCCTCAAAGGAGCGTGGATGGTACTTTTATTGACCACGGCCGCCTGCCTGGTATGGCAGAGCTGGGCGGGCCTGTGGCTGCTAGGCTTTCTTCCCGTCGTTTATGGCCTGAACGTCCAGGCCTATCGGCATTTGGGCTATCGCTTGGGAGAGTTCTTTTTCTGGAGCCGCCAAGGCTGGCTCAGCCGTAAGACCTGGATTGTGCCCCTGCGCAACGCCCAGACGGTCATCCTGCATCAAAACCCCCTGGACCGCTGGCATGGCGTGGCCAGCATTCGCGTGGATACCGCCGGCCAGACTTCTACCGGCGGGGGGCCGCATTTGCACAACGTCCCTGCCGACGAAGCCCTGGAATTGGCGCGTGCCCTGGCCCAGAAAGCCT